A single window of Priestia filamentosa DNA harbors:
- a CDS encoding VOC family protein: MVAITHIGLAVSDLDKAISWYEDVLGFELIAGPYTMKVKPGEKGELGQDLFGAEVTHKRNAHLSAINGVGIELFEFKHPKTEGTPPPPWTPGFFHICVIHKNVDDLADKIVKTGGERVSKTWQLQENKPYYMVYCKDPFGNMIEIYSRSTEQIYANKEE, translated from the coding sequence ATGGTTGCTATTACACACATTGGTTTAGCTGTATCAGATTTAGATAAAGCTATCTCATGGTATGAAGACGTATTGGGCTTTGAGCTTATTGCAGGACCTTACACAATGAAAGTAAAACCTGGAGAAAAAGGTGAGCTAGGGCAAGATTTATTTGGTGCTGAAGTTACGCATAAACGAAATGCTCATCTTAGTGCTATAAATGGAGTGGGCATTGAACTTTTTGAGTTCAAGCACCCAAAAACAGAAGGAACGCCCCCTCCGCCATGGACACCTGGTTTTTTTCATATTTGTGTGATTCATAAAAACGTCGATGACCTAGCGGACAAGATTGTAAAAACAGGCGGAGAGCGCGTAAGTAAGACGTGGCAGCTTCAAGAGAACAAACCTTATTATATGGTATATTGTAAGGACCCGTTTGGAAATATGATTGAAATATACTCGAGAAGCACGGAACAAATCTATGCAAATAAAGAAGAATAA
- a CDS encoding ABC transporter ATP-binding protein, translated as MSIMETKELSISYGDRKIVSDLTVEIPKGKITTIIGPNGCGKSTILKTMSRILKPTSGDIYLDGKAIQKQSTKEIAKKMAILPQIPESPGGLTVAELVSYGRFPHQKGFGKLKESDKNIIYWALEVTGMLEFKDRSLEALSGGQRQRVWIAMVLAQETDLLLLDEPTTYLDLAHQLEILQLLQTLNQQENRTIAMVIHDLNHAARFADYMIAVNSGEVVCKGTPDEVMTPEVLGKVFGIDAEIVRDPRTNKPVCLTYDLMPAIGAKTPAAV; from the coding sequence ATGTCTATTATGGAAACGAAAGAGCTGTCTATTTCTTACGGAGATCGTAAAATTGTAAGCGACTTAACAGTGGAAATCCCAAAAGGAAAAATCACCACAATTATTGGACCAAACGGATGCGGAAAATCAACAATCTTAAAAACAATGTCACGTATTTTAAAACCAACGTCAGGCGATATTTACTTAGATGGTAAAGCTATTCAAAAGCAATCTACAAAGGAGATTGCGAAAAAGATGGCAATTTTACCCCAAATTCCAGAATCTCCAGGTGGATTAACAGTAGCTGAACTTGTTTCATATGGACGTTTTCCACACCAAAAAGGATTCGGAAAACTGAAGGAAAGCGATAAAAATATTATTTATTGGGCTCTTGAAGTAACAGGGATGTTAGAGTTCAAAGACCGCTCTCTTGAAGCTTTATCAGGCGGTCAACGTCAGCGTGTTTGGATTGCTATGGTTCTTGCGCAAGAAACAGATTTGCTTTTGCTTGATGAGCCAACTACTTATTTAGACTTAGCACATCAATTAGAGATTTTGCAACTTCTTCAAACGCTTAATCAACAGGAGAACAGAACAATTGCAATGGTTATTCATGATCTTAACCATGCAGCTCGATTTGCTGATTATATGATTGCTGTAAACAGTGGAGAAGTTGTATGTAAAGGAACACCTGATGAAGTGATGACCCCTGAAGTATTAGGAAAGGTTTTTGGAATTGATGCGGAAATTGTGCGTGACCCAAGAACAAACAAGCCTGTATGCTTAACATATGACTTGATGCCAGCAATTGGTGCTAAAACACCTGCTGCAGTCTAA
- a CDS encoding DUF4910 domain-containing protein, producing the protein MKRYPFRKPLLSAALVAGLATSTFGIPSSSFAASQVETSALTKEDQKIVQGVNVNNIYSHISRLSSQPRVAGTPAEYNAVQYIQQKFSSYGYNVQIQPFTFEAYVPPTTLSLDVKDANTEYTPQALTYTANGQATGELQYVGLGTEDDVKDLDLSGKIALIERGNISFAEKVLNAAKKGAEAVIIYNNEDGELNGTLGGANDAYVPALSLPKDVGEKLAKKLQDGETVNAEVTVEGSKLETRTSHNVIATKKASNQKKDTGEIVVVGAHHDSVEGAPGANDDASGVAVTLELARVMAKAKTDTELRFVTFGAEENGLIGSTKYVDSLGQNDIFRTRAMFQLDMVGSKDAGDLVMNTVSGQPNTVTDVAGDASERLNGERTPYGQGDRSDHVPFAEVGIPSALFIHEPTEPWYHTPDDTIDKISKEKLQDVAEIVGAGVYDIAKIDRLTQNVKKPKPMKNVSKEVQDVK; encoded by the coding sequence ATGAAACGATATCCTTTTCGAAAGCCACTACTTTCTGCCGCACTTGTAGCAGGACTAGCAACAAGTACTTTTGGAATCCCGTCCTCTTCGTTTGCAGCTTCACAAGTTGAAACATCCGCCCTTACAAAAGAAGATCAAAAAATCGTTCAAGGTGTTAATGTTAATAACATATACAGTCATATTTCCCGTTTGTCTTCACAACCAAGAGTAGCAGGCACTCCTGCTGAATACAATGCTGTTCAATACATACAGCAGAAATTTTCTTCGTATGGATATAATGTTCAAATTCAGCCGTTTACTTTTGAAGCATATGTTCCACCAACAACGCTTTCATTAGACGTTAAAGACGCTAATACAGAGTACACTCCTCAAGCTTTGACATATACAGCGAATGGACAAGCAACGGGTGAGCTTCAGTACGTTGGATTAGGTACTGAAGACGATGTAAAAGACCTTGATTTGTCAGGAAAAATTGCCTTAATTGAACGTGGAAACATCTCTTTTGCTGAGAAAGTACTAAATGCAGCCAAAAAAGGAGCGGAAGCGGTAATTATTTATAACAATGAAGACGGTGAGTTAAATGGAACGCTCGGTGGAGCTAATGATGCTTATGTTCCTGCTCTTTCTTTACCAAAAGATGTTGGTGAAAAACTCGCTAAAAAGCTTCAAGATGGAGAAACTGTAAATGCTGAAGTCACAGTTGAAGGTTCAAAATTAGAAACACGGACTTCTCACAATGTAATTGCAACGAAAAAAGCTTCAAATCAGAAAAAAGATACAGGTGAAATTGTCGTTGTTGGGGCCCATCATGACTCTGTTGAAGGAGCTCCAGGAGCAAATGATGATGCATCAGGTGTTGCCGTAACGCTAGAGCTAGCTAGAGTGATGGCAAAAGCTAAGACAGATACTGAACTTCGTTTTGTAACATTTGGAGCAGAAGAAAATGGTCTTATCGGCTCTACAAAATACGTAGATTCGCTTGGACAAAACGATATTTTTAGAACACGTGCAATGTTCCAGCTTGATATGGTTGGAAGCAAAGACGCAGGCGATCTTGTGATGAATACCGTAAGTGGGCAGCCTAACACAGTAACAGATGTTGCAGGCGATGCTAGTGAACGATTGAATGGAGAACGAACTCCATATGGACAAGGAGACCGAAGCGACCACGTTCCTTTCGCTGAAGTTGGTATACCATCTGCATTATTTATTCATGAGCCAACAGAGCCATGGTATCATACCCCAGATGATACGATCGACAAGATTAGTAAAGAAAAACTTCAAGATGTAGCAGAGATCGTTGGAGCAGGCGTTTACGATATTGCTAAGATTGATCGCCTAACACAAAACGTAAAGAAACCGAAACCAATGAAAAATGTTTCAAAAGAAGTCCAAGATGTAAAATAA
- a CDS encoding anion permease has protein sequence MKVVPFLITIAIGVLIWFIPEPSGVDPKAWHLLAIFVATIIGFILKPLPMGSLAILSLAVVAVTGVLTIDQTLSGFANTTIWLIVIAFFISRGFIKTGLGTRIAYLFVKRFGKKTLGLSYSLLVSDLLLAPAIPSNTARAGGIIYPIIAALSETFGSRPNDGTERKMGAFLLKVGFQGNLITSTMFLTAFAPNPLSAKLAHDVAGVNITWTGWAVAAFVPGIISLIVIPLLIYKIYPPEVKETPEAASIAEGKLAEMGPMKKEEKFMIGVFFLVLILWIFGESFNIASTTTALIGLSVLLLTGVLSWDDIKNEKAAWDTLVWFAALVTLATYLNELGLIPWFSDVMSNVVSGYSWILALIILAIIYYYSHYFFASGTAHVSAMYAAFLSVVLAAGAPAMLAALLLAFIAGLFGATTHYGVGPAPVLFGAGYIPQNKWWSIGFIISIVHLIIWIIIGGLWWKILGLW, from the coding sequence GTGAAAGTTGTTCCTTTTCTCATTACAATAGCAATAGGAGTCCTTATATGGTTTATTCCAGAACCTAGTGGGGTAGATCCGAAGGCTTGGCATTTACTAGCCATTTTTGTTGCTACAATTATTGGTTTCATTCTTAAACCATTGCCGATGGGATCGCTTGCTATTTTGAGCTTAGCTGTCGTTGCGGTGACAGGTGTTTTAACAATTGACCAAACATTAAGCGGATTTGCCAATACAACAATTTGGCTAATTGTGATTGCCTTTTTCATTTCACGCGGCTTTATTAAAACAGGTCTTGGCACACGTATTGCTTACTTGTTTGTGAAGCGATTTGGAAAAAAGACGCTTGGACTGTCGTACTCACTCCTTGTTAGTGATTTATTGCTTGCTCCTGCTATTCCAAGTAATACAGCACGCGCAGGAGGAATCATTTATCCAATCATTGCAGCTTTGTCAGAGACATTTGGCTCAAGACCAAATGATGGAACAGAGCGTAAAATGGGAGCATTTCTTTTAAAAGTTGGTTTTCAAGGAAACTTAATTACTTCAACAATGTTCCTAACAGCCTTTGCACCTAATCCACTTTCAGCAAAACTTGCTCATGATGTAGCAGGTGTTAACATTACGTGGACAGGTTGGGCCGTTGCGGCCTTTGTTCCTGGAATTATTAGTTTGATTGTAATTCCACTGTTAATTTATAAAATTTATCCACCAGAAGTCAAAGAAACCCCAGAAGCTGCTTCTATCGCAGAAGGAAAGCTTGCCGAAATGGGACCGATGAAGAAGGAAGAAAAGTTTATGATCGGCGTTTTCTTTCTTGTTCTGATCTTATGGATTTTTGGAGAGTCTTTCAATATTGCGTCAACAACAACAGCTCTTATCGGTTTATCTGTTTTATTACTCACAGGCGTATTATCTTGGGACGATATTAAAAATGAGAAAGCAGCATGGGACACGCTTGTTTGGTTTGCGGCTCTTGTAACGCTTGCAACCTATTTAAATGAGCTTGGTCTTATTCCATGGTTCAGTGATGTGATGAGTAACGTTGTTAGCGGATATTCTTGGATCTTAGCGCTTATTATACTTGCTATTATTTATTATTACTCACACTACTTTTTCGCAAGTGGGACAGCTCACGTTAGTGCGATGTACGCAGCCTTTTTATCAGTTGTTCTTGCTGCTGGGGCTCCAGCAATGCTTGCAGCTTTATTGCTTGCTTTCATTGCCGGTTTATTTGGAGCAACAACTCACTATGGTGTAGGACCTGCACCTGTATTATTTGGAGCAGGATATATTCCGCAAAATAAATGGTGGTCAATTGGTTTTATCATTTCAATTGTTCATCTCATTATTTGGATTATTATTGGGGGTCTATGGTGGAAAATCCTTGGACTATGGTAA
- a CDS encoding SDR family oxidoreductase has product MARHAIVTGSSSGFGYAICLRLAQDGFYVYATMRTIAKGKELLEEAERLHIKQYITIKELDVTSETSLAAFREELAQVDGVDVLVNNAGYAGGGFVEDCELADFKQQFDTNVFGAIALTNLVLPIMRQNRKGTIINISSISGKIGFPGLSPYSSSKFALEGFSESLRLEMRPFGVYVVLIEPGSYNTNIWTKGKKVAKREQSAYVAQMKKIENYIEGGKDRLGDRSEIADLVAKIANHRSPSLRYAVGKGVKLSLLAKTILPWKWWEKIMLKQLK; this is encoded by the coding sequence ATGGCTCGACATGCAATCGTAACAGGATCTTCAAGCGGGTTTGGCTATGCAATTTGTTTAAGGCTTGCACAAGACGGGTTCTATGTATATGCAACAATGAGGACTATTGCAAAAGGAAAAGAATTGCTCGAGGAAGCTGAACGGCTCCATATTAAGCAATATATTACTATAAAAGAACTTGATGTAACGAGTGAAACATCGCTTGCAGCTTTTCGCGAAGAACTAGCACAAGTAGATGGAGTGGACGTGCTTGTCAATAATGCAGGATACGCAGGAGGCGGATTTGTTGAAGACTGTGAGTTAGCAGATTTTAAACAACAGTTTGATACAAATGTGTTTGGAGCTATTGCTCTTACAAATCTTGTTTTACCAATTATGCGACAAAATAGAAAAGGCACTATTATTAATATTAGTAGCATAAGTGGAAAAATAGGATTTCCGGGCCTTTCTCCTTATTCCTCTTCAAAGTTTGCGCTTGAGGGATTTAGCGAAAGTTTACGTCTTGAAATGAGACCATTTGGTGTTTATGTGGTGCTAATAGAGCCAGGATCATACAATACAAACATATGGACAAAAGGAAAAAAGGTCGCAAAAAGAGAACAGTCTGCATACGTGGCGCAAATGAAGAAAATTGAAAATTACATTGAAGGTGGAAAAGATCGTTTAGGAGACCGGAGCGAAATAGCTGATCTAGTAGCGAAAATCGCTAATCATCGCTCTCCATCGCTTCGCTATGCTGTTGGCAAAGGAGTAAAGCTGAGCCTTTTGGCAAAAACAATACTCCCTTGGAAGTGGTGGGAAAAGATTATGTTAAAGCAGTTAAAATAA
- a CDS encoding PP2C family serine/threonine-protein phosphatase: MKIDTVFLCSPSKAVSEDAYVINEKQNIYGVFDGATPVTPFQNSKGQNGAYLASRCFQAYFTEEVRQEESLLESVAKANKKLLEMMKSHHISIHKKEELWSTCVALIKLEKEKIQFSQLGDSMIVMENKEGKVTVLTKDTVKGIGSRAKQKREMERLKGKEKYDEDFYHKNSLYSLRYNRTLANTPNGYSVANGKEEVRKYIQYGEIQRNEVSCLLLVSDGFFHPSESLETTYQHIRSGGLESYAYKLAKLESENNLYSDDKTGILLQF, encoded by the coding sequence ATGAAAATTGATACTGTATTTTTATGTTCTCCAAGCAAGGCAGTAAGTGAAGATGCTTATGTTATAAATGAAAAACAAAACATTTATGGGGTCTTTGATGGAGCAACACCTGTCACTCCTTTTCAAAATAGCAAAGGGCAAAATGGAGCATATTTAGCTTCGCGTTGCTTTCAAGCGTATTTTACTGAAGAGGTGAGACAAGAGGAGAGTTTGTTAGAATCCGTTGCTAAAGCAAATAAAAAGTTATTAGAGATGATGAAAAGTCATCATATTTCAATTCATAAAAAAGAAGAACTTTGGTCAACGTGCGTAGCCTTAATCAAATTAGAAAAGGAGAAAATTCAGTTTTCACAGCTCGGTGATTCGATGATTGTAATGGAAAATAAAGAAGGCAAAGTTACTGTTCTCACAAAAGATACGGTAAAAGGGATAGGATCCCGTGCAAAACAAAAAAGAGAAATGGAGCGTTTAAAAGGAAAAGAGAAATACGATGAAGATTTTTACCACAAAAACTCTCTATATTCTTTGCGTTATAACCGAACACTAGCGAACACCCCCAATGGCTATTCTGTTGCAAATGGAAAAGAAGAAGTAAGAAAGTATATTCAGTATGGAGAGATTCAAAGAAATGAGGTTAGCTGCTTATTACTTGTAAGCGACGGATTTTTTCATCCATCAGAAAGTTTAGAAACTACATATCAACATATTCGTTCCGGAGGATTAGAAAGCTATGCATACAAGTTGGCGAAGTTAGAGAGTGAAAATAACCTATACTCAGATGATAAGACAGGTATCTTGCTTCAGTTTTAA